One genomic window of Salvia miltiorrhiza cultivar Shanhuang (shh) chromosome 4, IMPLAD_Smil_shh, whole genome shotgun sequence includes the following:
- the LOC131023135 gene encoding metalloendoproteinase 5-MMP-like, protein MALKLLNLVVLILIVSIGANSSPFDFIKNLEGCRKGNNTKEIYKLKTYLKRFGYLGHEHLSENEADDNDFNDILELAVKTYQRNYNIKPTGIIDVDTVARMAAPRCGVPDIINGVNHMQSGSYYAFVLNDKWMPSNRHLTYKFLGNFPDVAKLPAALAFQRWASVTKFTFSEVNVTQKSDLTLEFFRGDHGDGYPFDGRGGVLAHSFYPTDGRFHFDLDELWFYLLKDKNSFDLLTISLHEIGHLLGLQHSTVETAVMFPTFQGGETKDLGQDDILGIRALYKL, encoded by the coding sequence ATGGCTCTTAAGCTTCTCAACCTCGTCGTTCTCATACTAATAGTTTCAATTGGCGCAAACTCCTCACCTTTTGATTTCATAAAAAACCTAGAAGGTTGTCGCAAGGGAAACAATACAAAAGAGATCTACAAGCTCAAAACCTACCTCAAAAGATTTGGTTACCTCGGACACGAACATCTCTCCGAAAATGAAGCCGACGACAACGACTTCAATGACATCCTAGAGTTGGCCGTCAAGACCTATCAGAGAAACTACAACATCAAGCCCACCGGAATAATAGATGTCGACACGGTAGCAAGAATGGCAGCCCCGCGATGTGGGGTCCCTGATATCATCAACGGCGTCAACCACATGCAATCCGGCAGCTACTACGCCTTCGTTCTCAACGACAAGTGGATGCCATCTAATAGGCATCTCACCTACAAGTTCTTGGGCAACTTCCCCGACGTCGCCAAGCTTCCGGCTGCCCTCGCCTTTCAAAGGTGGGCGTCTGTCACAAAGTTCACCTTCTCGGAAGTTAATGTCACTCAGAAAAGTGACCTAACCCTAGAGTTTTTCCGAGGTGACCATGGCGACGGTTACCCCTTTGATGGCCGCGGCGGGGTCCTAGCCCATTCATTTTATCCTACGGATGGAAGGTTCCATTTTGATCTTGATGAACTGTGGTTCTATCTTCTTAAAGACAAGAATTCTTTTGACCTTCTAACTATCTCTCTTCATGAAATCGGGCACCTTCTAGGGCTGCAGCATAGCACCGTAGAGACAGCAGTCATGTTTCCAACATTTCAAGGTGGAGAGACTAAAGATTTGGGTCAAGATGATATTCTAGGAATTAGGGCTTTATATAAACTCTAG